The following coding sequences are from one Ancylobacter sp. TS-1 window:
- a CDS encoding URC4/urg3 family protein yields the protein MTPPELAAELAALRSPAAVRARSHRVLDHVRAGHSPHFTVDEAALDVVADYVAEVTRQDYPELDIPYHSRWRHFDAAGVGRWAALEAGLVGVGREDLARIMIDLAVVSVLLDAGAGDAWRYREDATGLSLGRSEGLAVASLCMFEAGGFSSDPAQPLRADAPALIGLDAGTLARHFQVSEDNPLVGLPGRVALLNRLGHALAARPDLFGSAPARPGGLYDALVPQAKIGRLPAERILAALLDGLSAIWPSGLEVGGVALGDVGRHPAVRVADLSDQLVPFHKLSQWLTYSLLEPFEAAGLAVTDLDALTALPEYRNGGLLVDLGAIVPRAPVDPAQKLPVSSEMVVEWRALTVALMDLLADRVRERLGLDASEFPLAKLLQGGTWTAGRRIAAERRPPAGPPPIAIDADGTVF from the coding sequence ATGACCCCGCCCGAACTCGCCGCCGAACTCGCCGCCTTGCGCTCGCCCGCCGCCGTTCGCGCCCGCAGCCATCGGGTGCTGGACCATGTGCGCGCGGGCCACTCGCCGCACTTCACCGTCGACGAGGCGGCGCTGGACGTCGTGGCCGATTATGTGGCGGAGGTGACGCGGCAGGACTATCCCGAACTCGACATCCCCTATCACAGCCGCTGGCGGCACTTCGACGCCGCCGGCGTCGGCCGCTGGGCGGCGCTGGAGGCCGGGCTCGTCGGCGTCGGGCGCGAGGATCTCGCGCGCATCATGATCGACCTCGCCGTGGTGAGCGTGCTGCTCGATGCGGGCGCGGGCGATGCCTGGCGCTACCGTGAGGACGCGACCGGCCTGTCGCTCGGCCGCTCCGAGGGGCTGGCGGTGGCGAGCCTTTGCATGTTCGAGGCGGGGGGCTTCTCCTCCGATCCGGCGCAGCCCCTGCGCGCCGACGCGCCGGCGCTGATCGGCCTCGATGCGGGCACGCTCGCCCGGCACTTCCAGGTGTCGGAGGACAACCCGCTGGTCGGCCTGCCCGGCCGCGTCGCCCTGCTCAACCGCCTCGGCCATGCGCTCGCCGCACGCCCGGACCTGTTCGGCAGCGCGCCGGCCCGCCCGGGCGGGCTCTACGACGCGCTCGTCCCGCAGGCGAAGATCGGCCGGCTGCCGGCCGAGCGCATCCTCGCTGCCCTGCTCGACGGGCTGTCGGCGATCTGGCCGTCCGGGCTGGAGGTGGGCGGGGTGGCGCTGGGCGATGTCGGCCGGCACCCGGCGGTGCGGGTGGCCGATCTCTCCGACCAGCTCGTGCCGTTCCACAAGCTCTCGCAGTGGCTGACCTATTCGCTGCTGGAGCCGTTCGAGGCGGCCGGCCTCGCCGTGACCGATCTCGATGCGCTGACCGCGCTGCCGGAATACCGCAATGGCGGGCTGCTGGTGGATCTCGGCGCCATCGTGCCGCGCGCGCCGGTCGATCCGGCGCAGAAGCTGCCGGTTTCCTCGGAGATGGTGGTGGAATGGCGCGCGCTCACCGTCGCGCTGATGGACCTTCTGGCCGATCGGGTGCGCGAGCGGCTGGGGCTCGACGCCTCGGAATTCCCGCTCGCCAAGCTTTTGCAGGGCGGCACCTGGACGGCGGGGCGCCGCATCGCCGCCGAGCGCCGCCCGCCCGCCGGCCCGCCCCCCATCGCCATCGACGCCGACGGCACGGTGTTCTGA